The genomic region CCATAGCCCGAAATATACGAGCGATTCAGCGGATTACGTCCTAGCAAATAATCCATGCCTTGGCTAATTGCATCGGCATAGCTGGCATCACCAGTGAAATCGCCAGCCAAACCCATCACAATCATATTATTCAGAATTGATGAGTTGGAACCCCAAGGATACTGTGCCCCAGGATCAAACGGAATGCCATAGCCACTCGATTGTTGCATCGCGATAAATTGATCAGCTGCTGCAATCACTGCTGCACGAGCAGTTTGGCGATTCGCGCTACTCAAATCACTGGGAACCAAGGCCAACGACAACGTACCAAGGCTAGCCACGCCACCCCAATACATGGCGCTACCGCCGCTAACATCAATCCGCAAGTAATAGCTTGATTCTTCGATTGCTTCGCGATAGGTGGCCGAGCCAGTCGTGATATACAACTCAGCGGCAGCCCAATACCATTCATCGCTCAAGGTGTTATCGCCATAGCCACCACCGCCATTGAAGTTATCGCGGGCAATTTCGTTAGGATAAGCCAAAGCTGCTTGCCAAGCTCGTTCAGCTGCCACCAAACAGCGATCGGCAAAGGCTTCGTCGATCTCACGCCAAATCCGCGAACATTGGGCAGCGGTTGCCGCCAAGTTTAAGGTTGCGGCGGTGCTTGGTGGATACAAATAGCGCATTTGGCTATCTTCGTGCGGAGCCATTGGCAAGCCAGTCCAGTTCGCATCGTGAACTTTATGATGCACCATGCCTGTTTTGGAAACTGGCGCAGTCGGCGGAATTTGCATTCCTAGCATAAACTCCATATTCCAGCGCACTTCATCCAATAAATCGGGCACACCATTACTATTTTCGGGAATATTCATCGTGCCATCGGCAAATTGGGCTAGGCTCTCGGGGCCACGTTGCTGCGCTCGTTCATATTGATTCAGCAACGTCCAGACCGAAATACCACTGTTGACTACATATTTGCCATGGTCGCCAGCATCGTACCAACCCTTTGAAACGTTGAGTTGATAATCGCACCCCGGCCAACTTTGACCTTGAGTGTCGGTGCCAGTAAAACAGGTTACCGAGGTATCGCCTTGATTAGGTGCAACCCCGATATGGCCAGCAGGCCGCGTCCATTGTTCGCCACCCGCATAGGGCATGGTAATCGCAATCCCGCTGCGGTTATGATAGAAATAGGCCAAGGCATCATATTTCATGCGCGAATAAATGCTAGCTTCAATCGCAAATGGGTAGCTAGTTTCGCTGCCGACGCTCAAATAATAGCCTTCGCCAACCGTTTGGTAGTTGGAAAAATCGATCAAATGCACATGTTCAGCCGAAGCTGATTCTTCGCCATAAACCGTGGTTTGGCCGCTCAAAACCACCGTATCAGCAGCGTTGTGCAATTGCCAAGCCAATGGCTCAGTCGCAGGATGCACCAAACTTGCCATTTTGCTCATGGTTGGCAAATAGCTGGCTTGGTTGACGCGAATTCCGGTTTCTAACATAGACAAACTCACCTGATCAATACAGATCGTCGGGGTTCCTAACCCACCCATTTGGAACAACAACGAGGCTGCATCGCTATAGGCCGACGTAAAATTATAGACAAATTCTGTCCAGGCTGAGTTGAGCACTGGATCAGCCGCAAAATAGCCAGTGTATGGCTCGGCATTTTTTTGCAAACGCACTGGCAAAGTGACTGGCGCGGTTGATTTGGCAGCAAATTTAAGTTGATAGCTCACGCCAGTTTCAATTGCAATGGTATGTTGACCAAGCTGCACATCCCAAGGATTGGTACCAGCAGCGTTGATCGTCAAACATGCGCCATCATCGGTGTTGACACTGACATCACCACCTGTCCACCAAGGCGGCAGGCCACCAACAAACTCGCCATTTTGCACCAAATTGCCCGATGGCTCAAGCGGGCCAGTTTCGCCCAGCACTTGTACATCATCAATTGTCAGCACGTTTGTGCCTTGACCGCCCATCTGAAACTGAAAAGCAGCCCCAGCATCATCAAAGCCCGAGGTAAAGACAAATTGATGGGCTTGATCGCTCGTGGTCAAAGCAACGTCTTGACTAAAATAGTTGGTATAAGGCGAAGCCTCTTTTTGCAGTTTTACCACCACATTACCAGTGGCCGAAGCACGAATGCGAAAGGTGACCGTGTAGGTTTGGCCTAATTGAAGCGTAACCCCATTTTGGCCAACGATTGCATCCCAT from Herpetosiphon gulosus harbors:
- a CDS encoding glycoside hydrolase family 9 protein, translating into MSADHSRTVIGIRSTRSFWARGFFVFWLIIALGCQQAIVPATSQIYAQPPQDVGNLLQNGDFSAGFAPWWATSSIATDTASGALVATINNAGSNPWDAIVGQNGVTLQLGQTYTVTFRIRASATGNVVVKLQKEASPYTNYFSQDVALTTSDQAHQFVFTSGFDDAGAAFQFQMGGQGTNVLTIDDVQVLGETGPLEPSGNLVQNGEFVGGLPPWWTGGDVSVNTDDGACLTINAAGTNPWDVQLGQHTIAIETGVSYQLKFAAKSTAPVTLPVRLQKNAEPYTGYFAADPVLNSAWTEFVYNFTSAYSDAASLLFQMGGLGTPTICIDQVSLSMLETGIRVNQASYLPTMSKMASLVHPATEPLAWQLHNAADTVVLSGQTTVYGEESASAEHVHLIDFSNYQTVGEGYYLSVGSETSYPFAIEASIYSRMKYDALAYFYHNRSGIAITMPYAGGEQWTRPAGHIGVAPNQGDTSVTCFTGTDTQGQSWPGCDYQLNVSKGWYDAGDHGKYVVNSGISVWTLLNQYERAQQRGPESLAQFADGTMNIPENSNGVPDLLDEVRWNMEFMLGMQIPPTAPVSKTGMVHHKVHDANWTGLPMAPHEDSQMRYLYPPSTAATLNLAATAAQCSRIWREIDEAFADRCLVAAERAWQAALAYPNEIARDNFNGGGGYGDNTLSDEWYWAAAELYITTGSATYREAIEESSYYLRIDVSGGSAMYWGGVASLGTLSLALVPSDLSSANRQTARAAVIAAADQFIAMQQSSGYGIPFDPGAQYPWGSNSSILNNMIVMGLAGDFTGDASYADAISQGMDYLLGRNPLNRSYISGYGSVALTNPHHRFWAKQINPEYPGTPPGVVAGGPNSSIQDPYAQAELAGCAALKCYVDHIDSWSTNEITINWNSPLAWVAAYLDDYDTSSVQYLPLISK